One window of Microtus pennsylvanicus isolate mMicPen1 chromosome X, mMicPen1.hap1, whole genome shotgun sequence genomic DNA carries:
- the LOC142841071 gene encoding ubiquitin-conjugating enzyme E2 L3-like isoform X1 has translation MAASRRLMKKLEEISKCGMKKFHNIQLDQANLLTWQGLIFSDNPPYDNGALRIEISFSAEYPFKPPTITFKTKIYHPNIDEKGQVCLLVISAENWKPATQTNQVIQSLIALVNDPQPEHPLNRQKPEYSFDPEYSKDRKKFCKNAEEFTKK, from the exons ATGGCGGCCAGCAGGAGACTGATGAAGAAGCTTGAAGAGATCAGCAAATGTGGAATGAAAAAGTTCCATAACATCCAGCTTGATCAAGCTAATTTATTGACTTGGCAAGGGCTTATTTTTTCTGACAACCCTCCATATGATAATGGGGCCTTAAGAATTGAAATCAGCTTTTCAGCAGAGTATCCATTCAAACCACCCACGATCACATTTAAAACCAAGATCTACCACCCTAACATTGATGAGAAGGGACAGGTCTGTCTGCTGGTAATTAGCGCTGAAAACTGGAAGCCAGCCACCCAAACCAACCAAGTAATCCAGTCCCTCATAGCACTGGTGAACGACCCCCAGCCTGAGCACCCACTCAACAG GCAAAAGCCAGAATATTCTTTTGACCCTGAATACTCTAAGGACCGTAAAAAATTCTGTAAGAATGCTGAAGAGTTTACAAAGAAATAG
- the LOC142841071 gene encoding ubiquitin-conjugating enzyme E2 L3-like isoform X2, protein MAASRRLMKDNPPYDNGALRIEISFSAEYPFKPPTITFKTKIYHPNIDEKGQVCLLVISAENWKPATQTNQVIQSLIALVNDPQPEHPLNRQKPEYSFDPEYSKDRKKFCKNAEEFTKK, encoded by the exons ATGGCGGCCAGCAGGAGACTGATGAAG GACAACCCTCCATATGATAATGGGGCCTTAAGAATTGAAATCAGCTTTTCAGCAGAGTATCCATTCAAACCACCCACGATCACATTTAAAACCAAGATCTACCACCCTAACATTGATGAGAAGGGACAGGTCTGTCTGCTGGTAATTAGCGCTGAAAACTGGAAGCCAGCCACCCAAACCAACCAAGTAATCCAGTCCCTCATAGCACTGGTGAACGACCCCCAGCCTGAGCACCCACTCAACAG GCAAAAGCCAGAATATTCTTTTGACCCTGAATACTCTAAGGACCGTAAAAAATTCTGTAAGAATGCTGAAGAGTTTACAAAGAAATAG